In Planococcus versutus, the DNA window ACGGCTTGGACACGTGCACTTTCCATTTTCATCCACTTTTTGAACACACGTTCCACGGTAGTATACGGTGTGTGCGTCTGCTGGGCCGTATGGGAAACGGTAGCGCCTACCACATGCTTCGGAAGGGAATCTTCAAATTTCTTTGTATATCTTTTCCCAGGTGCGAAGCACCCATATTTCCAGACGAAGAAACGTCACACCGTCTACACATCAACCGAATCGCCGGAACCAAGAGAAAAACGCGGCTGCCAAAAGCAGGCACATGGCGCACTTTCCGTTGATAGGCATATCCTTTCCGGATGACATCTTTTCCGTAGCATTGCGGACATGATTGCAGGTGATTGGTCGGCTGGACGTGAATCCGAAAGTCTGGGTCTACTTTTTGGACATCCGAAATCAAAAGTTTTTTTATATCGAGAAGAAGATTGGTAAAATGAGAGTGCGTCTGTATACCTCTTTCGTTGTTAGGTGGTACTTTCAACTATAGAGGATACAGGTATTTTTTTGGATTATTTTCACGTCAAGAACAGACTTTAGTGTTGAGCCAGAATTGGACTGAAATATAAATTAACAGACTACCTAAGAGGCTTTTCATGACAACTTGTTGTAGTAGTCTGTTTTTTGTTTGCTTACGAATAAAGAGAGATACGTTACTTTGAACTTTGTAGAAAAGGTTTGTAAGTCAAAGGTTCTTTAACTTCATGACCATACCATCAAGCTTTCTACCGATTTGTTCTTCTAGCCAGCGTGATGTTTCAATCAATAAAGTAATATTAAGACTTGTATCTACACCAATTTTTTCAAACATATTGACTAGATCTTCCGTGCACACATTACCAACGGCTTCAGGAGCAAATGGACAGCCACCGAGTCCTGCTATAGAAGAATCAAAATTACGTATACCCGCTTCATAACCTGCAAATGCATTTGCGACTCCGAGCCCTCTTGTATTGTGCAAATGTAATCCGAGAGTGATATCGTCACTGAAATATTTTTTAAAACGTTCCACGGTCTGTTTGATTTGTTTAGGATTAGCCATACCAGTAGTATCAGCCAGCGTGATTTCAGTAGCACCTGCCTGTACAAATTGTTCTGCTACCTGTAATACGCGTTCAAGCGGTACTTCACCGGCAAATGGACAACCGAATGCAGTACCGAGGATACCATTAATCGATCTGTTGCTTTGCTTACCCTCCTCAATAACAGTTATCAATTCGGAAACACTTTGATTAACGGTTTTTTTGGCGTTTTTTAAATTAAACTCATCACTAGTCGATGTCACAATATGTAATGCATCAACTTCTGTGCCAAGTGCTCTTTGCAACCCAGCGTAATTTAGAACCAGTCCCGCATAACTAACACCCTCTGTTTTAGGTACTAGTTTCATCAGCTCTTCTGCGTTTGCCATCTGTGGGACGACTTTAGGATTTACGAACGATACAGCTTCAATTTTTTTCGCGCCTGCTTCTACCAAGCGGTTAATCATTTCTACTTTTGTCTCTAAAGATATTAGTTTCTTTTCATTTTGCAGTCCATCTCTGGGTCCGACTTCACAAATATTAATCATTTTTTTCTCCTCTCCATAATTCTCTGTTTATTTTGTCTTCATTTGCAAAAACATAATCCCTCCCTTGCAGTATATGTTCTTTCATAGCTGATTTTGCTCGTTCCGGTTCACGATTCCTGATTGCCTCGATTAGTGTTTTATGCGATTCGAGTGATTGAAGTAATTTAGTTTCTGAATACCAGTAGAAAGATCGGAAGATTAACGGTACGACAATTACTTTTCCAATGTGAAAGCGCAGGTGTTCATTATTGGTCGCTTCAAAAATAGCTTCATGGAAAGCTTGATTAGTCTGCTGGATATTCTGGATACTGGTGAGATCTGATTGGGTATGTTTAGCAATTGCTTTTTCATAAAGCTCATTTGTTTCTATAATTTTTTTTAGATTTTCTGCCGAACAGTTTAAAGCGGCTTCACCAGCTGCCATACTTTCAAGAATTGAGCGAAGATCATAGATTTGTCTTATGTCAGTCAATGAAAACTCTCGTACGATCACTCCTCTCCGTTGGAACGGAGTAACTAATCCGTCAGATTCCAATTGCTGAATGGCTTTCCGAATTGGTGTACGGCTAATGTTCAGCTGAATGGCTAACGCTTCTTCAGTTAAGCGCTGTCCTGGTTCGAAATCTCCTATAATAATAGCACTTTTAATAATAGTATATGGATCCATAAACTCACCTCATTGTATATTGTATACAATAGTAAGGGATGTTACAAATTTAGTTGGATTTATTATAGTATATAATAAATCCTTTTCACTTATTTAAGCTGTTAAATGAAGGTTTATTAGATTATTTTTAGTTTTTATTAATAATGTGTAAATTTTTAAAAATAAAATTATTGACCTATTGTATACAGAATGTTAAAGTTGCAATGCGTTCAGATAATTTAATCTATTCTGAAAATAGGTATTATAAATGGAGGGAGGAGGGGGTGTAAAGCAGGAAGGAAGGAAATAAATACTAACCTAGCTAAATCAAAATACGAAATTAACACCATTTTTAAAATAGTTTTGTTTGCACTACTTCATAATTTGATAACTGGAGGTTGTTATGAATATTGAAAAGTCTAGTGGTTTTGCACAAAACTCTGGGATGGGTCTGAATCCGGTCATACTGGTTGTAGATTTTATGAAAGGTTTTACAGATCGGGATTCACCATTAGGTTCTAATCTTGATAATGAAATAAAAGCTACAAACGAATTACTGAATATTGCTCGAAAAGAATGTGTTCCAATTATTTTTACATCTGTATCTTATGATCCTGGTTTTCAAGAAGGAGCGCATTTCATTCGTAAGATTCCTGCTTTAAAGATTTTGAGTGCAGGAAGTGAAGCGTGTGAAATTGATCCGCGTCTTGAGCGAAATGAACAGACTGAATTGTTAGTCGTAAAGAAATTTGCAAGCGCTTTCTTTGGAACAGCGATTTCATCTGTGCTATCTCATCAAAGGATAGATACGGTGATAATTGTTGGATGTTCCACTTC includes these proteins:
- a CDS encoding transposase family protein, producing MKVPPNNERGIQTHSHFTNLLLDIKKLLISDVQKVDPDFRIHVQPTNHLQSCPQCYGKDVIRKGYAYQRKVRHVPAFGSRVFLLVPAIRLMCRRCDVSSSGNMGASHLGKDIQRNLKIPFRSMW
- a CDS encoding hydroxymethylglutaryl-CoA lyase, with protein sequence MINICEVGPRDGLQNEKKLISLETKVEMINRLVEAGAKKIEAVSFVNPKVVPQMANAEELMKLVPKTEGVSYAGLVLNYAGLQRALGTEVDALHIVTSTSDEFNLKNAKKTVNQSVSELITVIEEGKQSNRSINGILGTAFGCPFAGEVPLERVLQVAEQFVQAGATEITLADTTGMANPKQIKQTVERFKKYFSDDITLGLHLHNTRGLGVANAFAGYEAGIRNFDSSIAGLGGCPFAPEAVGNVCTEDLVNMFEKIGVDTSLNITLLIETSRWLEEQIGRKLDGMVMKLKNL
- a CDS encoding GntR family transcriptional regulator, whose amino-acid sequence is MDPYTIIKSAIIIGDFEPGQRLTEEALAIQLNISRTPIRKAIQQLESDGLVTPFQRRGVIVREFSLTDIRQIYDLRSILESMAAGEAALNCSAENLKKIIETNELYEKAIAKHTQSDLTSIQNIQQTNQAFHEAIFEATNNEHLRFHIGKVIVVPLIFRSFYWYSETKLLQSLESHKTLIEAIRNREPERAKSAMKEHILQGRDYVFANEDKINRELWRGEKND
- a CDS encoding isochorismatase family protein, producing the protein MNIEKSSGFAQNSGMGLNPVILVVDFMKGFTDRDSPLGSNLDNEIKATNELLNIARKECVPIIFTSVSYDPGFQEGAHFIRKIPALKILSAGSEACEIDPRLERNEQTELLVVKKFASAFFGTAISSVLSHQRIDTVIIVGCSTSGCIRATVVDALQHGYLVVVPEECVGDRSQSAHDASLSDIQMKYGDVVSLETVKKYLTHLKGDISNV